The genome window GACGCTGGCGCCTCGGCGCCTCTCGTGGCATCGTTGTGTCTCCTCTCGCCCAGAGTCCTTCATGCGCTGCCACGCCTTCGCGTTTGCATTGCTTGTGTCCGTTGCCCCTGCTGCGGTCGTGGCGCAAGCGCCAATTCCACCTGCCGATCAGCAGATCGCCGTTGCGGTGCTGCCGCTGCCGGCCGAGTTCCGCGCCGATGCCACCGTCCTCGGCTACTCGCCGGAGGGGAAGCTGGTGACGCTGCGCCCGGGGAAGGGGGCGATGACCTGTCTCGCCGACGACCCCAAGGAAGAGAAGGCCTTCCACGTCGCCTGCTATCACAACTCGATGGAACCGTTCATGGCACGCGGCCGGGCGCTGCGCGCGAGCGGCGTGACCGGCGACAAGGTCGACAGCGTACGCTTCAAGGAAGTGAAGGCCGGCAAGATCCGGATGCCGAAGCAGGCCGCGCTCTGGTCACTTTCGGGCGATGCGTCGGTAGTGGATATGGCTGCCGGGAAGGTGACGCCCGCCGCTCGCGCGCTCTACGTGGTGTACATGCCGTATGCGACGCCTGCGACGTCGGGGATCCCGGCGGCACCAGTGCGCGGCGCCCCGTGGGTGATGTACCCGGGAACTCCCAAGGCACACATCATGTTCGTGCCATCGATGTAATCGGCACGACCTGACCGGAGAGCGTGGTGCACCAGGATCTGGCGGCGATCGAGCAGGAGTTGCATGCGGCGCAGGCGGACGCTCATCGGATCGCCGACGCGGTCGATGAGGTCACCTGGACCACACGTCCTGCGACGAACTCGTGGTCGATGAGTGAATGTGTGGCGCACCTCACGCTTTCGACGGAAGCGTTCCTGCCGACGTGCAACGCCGACATCGCGCGCGATGAGGTACGAGCACGGCCCGCGCCGGTGCACATGCGACGCGACCTGATGGGGTGGGTGCTTTCGCGCACGATGGAGCCGCCGGTGCGGGGAAAGTTCCCGACGGCGGCGGGTTTCATTCCCGGTGGCAGCGCATCACGCAGCGAAACGCTGGCGGCCTTTGACGCCTCACAGGTTGCCCTGCTCGATCTGTTGCGGCGTTGTGACGGGATCGACATCACCCAGGTGCGGGTGACTTCGCCGTTCAACGCCCGGGTGAAGTATTCGCTCTTCTCGATGTTCCGGATCACCACCGCGCATCAGCGACGGCATCTCTGGCAGGCCGAGCGGGCGCGCGACCTGGTCGTCGCGGGTCGGTAGGTGATTGTGATGGTGCGGTGTTGTCCACTCTGTGAGGTTGCCTGATGATCGACGCAGTCCGCCGCTGCATGTTCCGCGAACTCGATGGTTTTGCGGCCGAACTCGATGGCTATCCCGACGATGCCGCGGTGTGGACCGACCTTCCCGGCTTCGCGAATTCCACCGGCACGCTCACGCTGCACGTCTGCGGCGGACTGCGCCATTTCATCGGCGCCGGTATAGGTGGCAGCAGTTATGTGCGTGATCGCGATCTCGAATTCTCGAAGCGCGGAGTGTCACGAGCCGAACTGCACTTGCTGCTGGCGGTCACGCGCGACGAAATCGCGCGGGCGTTCGAACTGTTCGACCCAGCAAAGCTGTCCGAACAGTTCCCGCTCGAGATGGGCGGCCATCGAATCCGCACCGACCTGATGCTAGTGCATCTCACCGCGCATCTTGGCTACCATCTCGGGCAGGCCGATGGACATCGGCGGGCGACGACGGGAGAGCGGAAGAGCGTGGGGGCGATGGGCGCGACGGCGATACTAGAGACTAGAGACTAGAGACTAGAGCCGCGTCATCCTGAGCGTAGCAACCCGAAGGGTTGCGAAGTCGAGGGAGGCCGAGCTCCGCCCCCTCGCTTCGCTCAGGGTGACTGGACTCCGTCGCCCTGCTTCAGTCTCTAGTCACTAGTCACTAGTCTCTAGTCTCTCTAAGTTGAACTTCGCTATTCATCGGAGCTTCGCGTATGGTCACCGCCGTCATCCTGCTCACGGTTCAGCGCCAGCATATCAAGAGTGTCGGCGAGCGTCTCGCGGAGATGCCCGAGGTGAGCGACGTCTTTTCGGTCGCGGGGAAGTTCGATCTCGTCGCGATCGTGCGGGTGAAGGCCAACGAGGATCTCGCCGACCTCGTGACCGAACGGATGGTGCGGCTCGAGGGGATTACCGGGACCGAGACGCTGATCGCGTTCCGGGCCTACTCGCGCAAGGATATCGAAGCGGGGTTCTCGCTCGGCGCGGAGGGGTAGGGCAGGAATGCTGACCGAATCGCGCGCCTGGGCGTATGTCGTGGTGGCCGGCTTTCTCGAGGTCGGCTGGGCGATCGGACTCAAATACAGCGAGGGGTTCTCGAAGCCGCTGCCGAGCGCGTTGACGATTGTCGGGAT of Gemmatimonadota bacterium contains these proteins:
- a CDS encoding DUF664 domain-containing protein encodes the protein MIDAVRRCMFRELDGFAAELDGYPDDAAVWTDLPGFANSTGTLTLHVCGGLRHFIGAGIGGSSYVRDRDLEFSKRGVSRAELHLLLAVTRDEIARAFELFDPAKLSEQFPLEMGGHRIRTDLMLVHLTAHLGYHLGQADGHRRATTGERKSVGAMGATAILETRD
- a CDS encoding DinB family protein; its protein translation is MHQDLAAIEQELHAAQADAHRIADAVDEVTWTTRPATNSWSMSECVAHLTLSTEAFLPTCNADIARDEVRARPAPVHMRRDLMGWVLSRTMEPPVRGKFPTAAGFIPGGSASRSETLAAFDASQVALLDLLRRCDGIDITQVRVTSPFNARVKYSLFSMFRITTAHQRRHLWQAERARDLVVAGR
- a CDS encoding Lrp/AsnC ligand binding domain-containing protein, with product MVTAVILLTVQRQHIKSVGERLAEMPEVSDVFSVAGKFDLVAIVRVKANEDLADLVTERMVRLEGITGTETLIAFRAYSRKDIEAGFSLGAEG